The Pyrus communis chromosome 12, drPyrComm1.1, whole genome shotgun sequence genomic sequence CAACGCCTCTCCTGCCGCCACGTACGCAGAACCCCCGTGGCCGGACCAACGGAGATTGTCGTCGAATCTCACGGCCGTTAATTTTAGCGGCTCGTATTAATTAGCGTATGGGGTTTATATCCCGCCTATTTAAACGCGGGAAAGAGAGCGACTGAGAGTGAGAGGAAATTAAGAAACGCTAAAAAAGAAACGGATAGTATTCTTTTGGTTCTTTGTTTGGGGATTGTGAAACGGCAGCGTTTTTGCAATGGCGGAGCGTACGGACGGAGTGAAGGCGGCGGAGTCTTTGATGGACAGGATATCCGACAAGATCCACGGCCACGATTCGTCGTCGGTGGTGCCGTCGTCGGGGGTGGTGCACGACAAGGGCATTGGCGGTGGCCATTCAACGTCGTTGAAGTCCAAGGTTAACAGGCTCTTTGGGAGGGAGAAGCCCGTGCACCACGTCTTCGGTGGCGGAAAAGGTATCGTATGGGAATAGAAACGTTTCTTTCTGATCTTTCTGCTAATGCATCTAGATCTGGTGAATGAAGATTGTAGATTTGATTAATtgctaattaaaattttgatttttaattgaaattggACTTTTCTTTGGTAATGTTCTTAATTCGCTTCTGTTAATGCTCTGGAGtgattttctgtttgtttgttttattaaattatgattATTGTGTATATATTAAGTTGGGGTTACTTTGTTAATGGTGTTAATTcgttttttaatctttttccaGTTTTGCCAATCCCACTAATTATTTAACTGAACCTTTCTAATCGTGTTTTGCGTCGGGTTAACTTTTCTGTATAATGGCATTTCGGTTACGTGGTTTGGATTTTATCGAAAATTTGCAAGAAATGcaatttatgtttttggtttGATGTAAAATTGATTGACATTCTTCTTCCAGTTTTGCTAATCCAACTAATTATTTTACTGAACCTTGTGTTGGGTTAACTATTTTGCAAAATGACATTTTGATTACGTGGTTTTGTATTTCCGCGATCGAAAATGTGCAAGaaatgaaagtttttttttgttatggtatgatgaaaaattgaatgatTATGTCACAGCGGCTGATGTTTTCCTGTGGAGGGACAAGAAGGCGTCCGCAGGTGTTCTTATCGCCTTAACGATCATATGGGTTTTCTTTGAATTGTTTGAATACCACCTGCTGACTCTGGTCTCCCACTTGTTGATTCTTGGGATTGCTTCGTTGTTCTTATGGTCCAACGCTTCAACCTTCATTAACAAGTAAGCATGTCTTcgattcttttgtttttttgttctgTTTGTGTTCGGGTGTGAAGATCTCGATTTTATATGTTGGAATGATTCACTTAGCACCAATTTGTTACATTCAGGTCTCCACCCCACATTCCACAAGTTCAAATTCCAGAAAAGCCGGTTCTACAGATTGCGTCTGTAATCACAATGGAGATCAATCGGGCTTTTGTTATCCTGCGGGAGATTGCTTCTGGCAAGGATCTGAAGCAGTTCCTCTCTGTATGTTTATTGTGCTCTAGctctttcttttctaattgatgGTGTTCATGTTACTCCGCGATTCATGATGATGATTTAATTGTTGCTCgatttgcaatttgattgtaaataACTGTGGCATATATGAATTGGAATCTGTATTCGTATGAGAGGGATGTTTTAGATATCATTGTGGTGATTTGATTGTTCATGTTTTTCGTATTTGTGGATGGTGTTATGGTCGATTAGGTGATTGCTGGATTGTGGGTTGTGTCTGTCTTGGGGAAGTGGTACAACTTCTTGACCTTGGTGTACATAGGTAAGGAAACTACATTGTACATATTAGTTATGACTACAATTTGCCATTTCTTTCTGCGCACGTTCTTACCATGGTGTTGATTCTTTCTTCACAGCGGTGGTTTTGCTCTTCACGCTGCCTGTATTCTACGAGAAATACGACGACCAGGTGGATGCAGTTGCGGAGAAGGCACTGATTGAGATCAAGAAGCAGTATGCAGTATTTGACGCGAAGGTTATGAGTAAAATTCCTAGGGGGCAATTGAAGGACAAGAAGTTTTAGATTGGATGTCGTGCAGCGGTTCTATTAGCTGACATATTTTGTTAGCCGTGCTTTGCCAGGGTGTTTTGCACATCTTACCCATGATTGCTTAGGGTCCTCTTCTCCATTCGCGAGTCCATTGGATTCACGATGGGGAtgaatttgtgaatttgtttTACGTACTTGTTTTCGCTACATATATgataattttggttttatttttcatgGAGATTTTGATATGTGTGATCTGGTGATCATGCTAGTACACTTCAAATCAATGATTATTCTGTACATTTGGGTTTCAGTTTCTTCTTTGCTTAATGTCTGTTGTTGGATGGAATGATTTGGTGATTGTTCATAAAAGTGAGATTTTATTCACACACTCCAAATTACTTACTCCACAcccttataatttttttaatatttgtttatcaagtgttagtgttgtgtaaaatattaaaaattatattaaacaaataaaagggTGTGCGAAAAGTAATTTGAAGTGTGAATATTTAATCTCTCTTCATAAAAATCCTCTCTTTTTGGTACTGCAGAATACACGTTGCCATCTTATCTAGAATTGAATCTATGTAAAGCTGCTCAAAAGGTTATGATTTTGCTTCTTTGCTGTTTAAATTAGTTTAAAGTAAAATATTGCCATAAGCAAATTtccattctcttccattctGCCCTTTTTGACCTCTTCTTCCTATATACTGTGTTGACTTGTCATTCCATCAACAAGTTCACTTTTCTTTAAAAGGATAGAGATGTTAAGAATACTGAAGGACCACCTACTAACCATGAGCACAATGCATCAAATTAATACCTAGATACTTAGCTTAATTGTTAAGTTTTGGTTTGTTAGAGTTAGTTATGTAAGAAGGCTTAGTCAGCATTATTGAGTATTTATGTATACATACATTTTGTACTATTTCAGACAATTAATGAGAATCATTCTTCAACAAACACAATCTCTTTCTagattctttctctctctaaattctctctAGATTCTTGATCTCTTTACAGAACTGTAATCTTCAACATGGTATCCTTCACTGCCATCTAACGACTTTGATCCATTGCTTTCGTTTGCATGCATTTTCTTGCCCTTTCTTACCTCTCAAGCAGCTATTACCTATCtcaatttctttcttctctacAAATTGTTTGCTTCTTCAATGGTAACAACTATGAATTCCTCTGATTCTCCTTCTCCTACAACCTCTTCTGGCACTAATTCTCATGGCAAAGTGTCTTGTCCTCCAAATACTTCGATTGCATTAATTATAGTTCAGAATGTCGCTTGAATGGTTCCGACTAAATTCAATCGTAGAATTACATTACCTGGCGTAGCTTGTTCATTTTTGTTCTGAAACGATTCAAACTTTTAGGGCTTATCAATGGCGAAGATCTTTGTCCACCGAAATTTGTTTGTGATTCTTTTGGTTCTCGAATTCTCAACCCATCTTATGAGATTTGGTGTGAACGGGATCAGATTCTGACAATTTGGATCAATTCTACACTTCCTGATGATCTTCTTCTGTTGACGATTAAGATGGAAGATTCACGATCTCTTTGGCAATCACTTGAGCGTTGTTTTACTGGTGCTTCGCACACTCATATCCACAGCCTTCGATCCAAGATTCATACTATCCAGAAAGGTGACTCTTCAATGACTGACTATCTCAATTTCTTCAAAGAGATCTCAAATAAACTAGTCGTTGCTGGTGAGTCGATCTCTGAGAAGGATCTTGTTACTTACATTCTCTCTGGCATGCATGATGAGTATGAATCATTTATTGATTCAATTGAGACGCGCTCTAAAGATGTGAATGCTAATGAACTTCACGGTCTTCTTCTCAACAAAGAAATTTCTCTCCAGAAGCGTAAGACTTGATTTACTTCCTTATCCTCCTTAGCACTTTTTTATGCTTATACAACACATCAAAATCCTTATGGTTCcaatttttttgagaaaattttcaaggaaAGTTTCAGAATCGCAATCGATCTAATCAAAATCACAATTTTGGTGCTAATCGCAATTCTGATGGTGTTCTTGGACCTGCTCTGAATCAAAATCGATCATCATCCTCTGGTTATACTCCTACCAACTATCAAGCTGGTCAATCATCATTCTTCTCTGGACACCCTATTCCTTGTCAACTGTGTCATCAGCATGGTCATCTTGTCCTCTTTTATGGCCACTTCTCACAACTTGCGTCTCAGTAATCTCAGGGATTTAACAACAATTCTCATGTAGGCATGTCTGCCATGACTGCTTCATTTTCTCCAAGCTACTGGCTCACTGATAATGGTGTTTCACGTTATGTGACTCCTAATCTAGCATCTCTTGACTCATCAATTCCATACACTGGTACTGAACAACTATTCGTCGGTGATGGTAAAAGTCTCTGCATTTCTCACACTGGATCTACATTTATTTAAACTGCTAAAGCTGTgtttaaactaaatgatgtgctTTTAGTTCTTAAGGCATCTTATAACTTGCTATCAATATATAGATTTGTTCATGATAATTGGTGTTCTCTGACATTTGATCTGTTTAGATTCTATGTCAATGGCCCAACAACTGGGAGGATACTTTTCCAGGGCCCCAATGAAGGAGGTATGTATCCTTTCTATTTGAATGCATCTAATGGCGTATCTGGTATCACCATTTCTCCTCATGCACTCATGATAGCTAAAGTAGACGTCCATATATGGCACAAAAGGCTTGGACATCCTTCTAATGTAGTTTTAAATAAGGTTGTTAATAAAAGTAACCTACATGTTGTTGGTTCAGTACACAAACaatctttttgttttgattgtCAATTAAGGAAGACCTCTAGActtccatttttttgttttgccttGTACCTCCACTAGGTCATTTCTTCTCATTCATGTTGATGTATGGGGTCCTTCCCCCATTTCTTCATGTACTGGATATAAGTACTATCTCATCCTAGTTGATTTCACCAAATATAGTTGGTTATATCCCTTGTACTTAAAATCTAATGTCTGTTCTTTTCTTAAGAATTTTGTTTTGAAAGTTCATAATTGGTTTGATGGTAAGATTCAATGCTTGAGATCTAATTTAAGGGGTGAGTTTCTAAGTTCCGTTTTACAAAATTTCCTCAATGATCAAGGTATAAAATATCAATTGAGTTGCTCTCACACTACTGAGCATAATGGGTGTGCAGAAAGGAAACACAGACATATGGTTGAAATAGGCAGGACTCTGTTATCTCACAGTGGTTTGCTTTCTAAGTTTTGGGTAAAAGCCTTTGAAACTTCAGTGTATCTCATCAAAAGGATGTCATCTCAGTTTTCTTTTTGTCCTTATGAGTTATTATTCAAAGCTGTACCTAAGTATCACACTTTGAAGACCCTTGGCTGTGCTTATTATCCTTGATTACAACCATATAGTTCTAACAAACTAGACACAAAGAGCAAGTTATGTGTATTTTTGGGATATATCTTAAACCACAGTAGCTACATATGTCTAAATACAGTTACCAATAAGTTGTACATTTCAAGACATGTTGTATTTGATGACGCCTCATTCCCTTTCAAGCAAATTAATATTTCACATACCACTTCCCCAATACCACTCATTACCAATTCAGCTTTTCATATTTCATTCACCATACCACTTCCATTTGCATCACATTACCTACTGCATCTCCCAATGAAGTCTCTCATACTATTACTAGTTCTCCCCTTCTGGTACCAATTACTTAACCCACAGAAAAAGTTAAATAAGTTTCTATTCCAGTTAATAATCATCCAATGGTTACAAGGGCTAAGGCTGGAATACACAAACCTAAAGTGTTCACTACAACTAAACATCATCTTCCCTCTACTGTTGATCTTTCACTGTTATTCCTCATACACTAACCAGTTATCTCTAAGCTTCCAAGAACTAAAATTGGTTGGCAGCAATGAAGGATGAGCACCAAGCTCTGCAGTCCACAAGTGCTTGGGATCTAGTACCTTTCAATCCTCATTATAATTTGGtaggttgtaaatgggtgttcaaaaTAAAACACAAGGCTAATGGTTATATAGAGAGGTACAAAGCTTGGCTAGTAGCCAAGGGATTTCATCAACAAAAACGTCTTGATTTCTATGAAACCTTTAGCCCAGTAGCTAAACCTACAACTATTCGGATGCTTCTCTCTATTGCAGTTACATATAATTAGTTTGTTCATCGATTGGATGTAAGCAATGCCTTTCTTCATCGCTATCTCAAAAAGGATGTATACATGGTGCAACCTCTTAGGTTTATTGATTAAGCCAAACCTCATCATGTTTGCAAACTGAAGAGATCACTCTGTG encodes the following:
- the LOC137711556 gene encoding reticulon-like protein B2; translated protein: MAERTDGVKAAESLMDRISDKIHGHDSSSVVPSSGVVHDKGIGGGHSTSLKSKVNRLFGREKPVHHVFGGGKAADVFLWRDKKASAGVLIALTIIWVFFELFEYHLLTLVSHLLILGIASLFLWSNASTFINKSPPHIPQVQIPEKPVLQIASVITMEINRAFVILREIASGKDLKQFLSVIAGLWVVSVLGKWYNFLTLVYIAVVLLFTLPVFYEKYDDQVDAVAEKALIEIKKQYAVFDAKVMSKIPRGQLKDKKF
- the LOC137710084 gene encoding uncharacterized protein, which encodes MEDSRSLWQSLERCFTGASHTHIHSLRSKIHTIQKGDSSMTDYLNFFKEISNKLVVAGESISEKDLVTYILSGMHDEYESFIDSIETRSKDVNANELHGLLLNKEISLQKRKFQNRNRSNQNHNFGANRNSDGVLGPALNQNRSSSSGYTPTNYQAGMSAMTASFSPSYWLTDNGVSRYVTPNLASLDSSIPYTGTEQLFVGDDSMSMAQQLGGYFSRAPMKEVCQHMHAPRTIHLQVGKMILRLPVDRRSTSGYYVFLGPNLISWSAKKQTTVARSSTKAEYRSLANTASEIT